A stretch of the Pelmatolapia mariae isolate MD_Pm_ZW linkage group LG23, Pm_UMD_F_2, whole genome shotgun sequence genome encodes the following:
- the LOC134620596 gene encoding probable Bax inhibitor 1 — protein sequence MLYVLGLLICLSVATLTSLGLFIWFAVTPHNPETERKRLAFLEGFAMLTGFSLGPILDDVIAVDPNVIATAFVGTSVIFICFTLSALYDTHRGHLFLRGTLMSGCSFLFLVSLTNVFFGSTLLFEANTYLGLLVTCGFVLFDTQLIIEKAKNGDNDYIWHCVTLFDDSISIFRRLMLILYTKEKAKKTKTVSERILCKIIPTDV from the coding sequence TCCTGGGGTTGTTGATCTGTCTTTCGGTGGCTACCCTCACCTCACTGGGGTTGTTTATCTGGTTTGCTGTGACGCCCCATAACCCTGAGACAGAAAGGAAGAGACTTGCTTTCCTTGAAGGATTTGCCATGCTCACAGGTTTTAGCCTTGGACCCATACTGGACGATGTCATCGCCGTCGATCCGAATGTAATCGCGACCGCTTTCGTGGGAACCTCGGTGATTTTCATCTGCTTCACTCTCAGCGCCTTGTACGACACACATAGGGGCCACCTGTTCCTCCGAGGCACACTAATGTCCGGCTGTTCTTTTCTGTTCCTGGTGTCTCTGACGAACGTGTTCTTCGGATCTACGCTTCTGTTTGAGGCGAACACCTACCTGGGACTGCTCGTCACGTGCGGCTTTGTCCTGTTTGACACTCAGCTCATTATCGAGAAAGCAAAGAACGGGGACAATGACTACATCTGGCACTGTGTGACCTTGTTTGATGATTCCATTAGCATTTTTAGGAGACTGATGCTCATCCTTTACACGAAGGAGAAGGCCAAGAAGACGAAGACGGTCTCTGAACGTATTCTGTGCAAGATAATACCGACCGATGTGTGA